The Brassica napus cultivar Da-Ae chromosome C7, Da-Ae, whole genome shotgun sequence genomic interval tttttgtagGTTTCGGTTTCTTGACTTCAATCGCATTCATCTTCTTGGTCGGGGTGTTCATGTCCTCATGGTTGGGGGCTTCGGTTCTGAACCTGGGGGAGTGGTTTATCAAGCGGATGCCATTTGTTCGTCACATCTACAACGCTTCCAAGCAAATCAGCACTGCCATTTCTCCTGGTCTCTtcttagaaaatgaaaaaaactcattttttgtATTCTCACCATTAtactttgatttgaatattCCAGTCTCTTATCCTTGTTCataccatgttttttttttgacagatCAAAATACACAAGCTTTCAAGGAAGTTGCAATCATCAGGCATCCACGTGTAGGCGAATACGCGTTCGGGTTTATTACATCAACTGTTGTTCTTCAGGTGAGTACTAGGGATTTCGTTTATTGTTCCTTGAACTGCTTCTAACTTATGAATACGAAAATCTAGACAATTTATGCGCGTTATAATGCTCTTTGTCCTTGCAGAATTACCCAACAGAGGAGGAACTTTGTTGTGTATATGTTCCAACGAACCACCTTTACATCGGAGATATCCTACTTGTCAACAGTAACGACGTTATCAGGCCAAATCTCTCGGTCCGGGAAGGCATAGGTGAGATCGCAAACCTCTTTACTATTAACAAAGTCAATTAGCAGAAAGCTTCTGAACTTCACATAAATATATCATTGCTGATCTGCAGAGATTGTTGTTTCGGGTGGAATGTCAATGCCGCAAATTCTATCGACAATAGATAAACCGGCAGCCTCCATTGACAGAGCTACAAGCGTTTAGAGAAACTCATGCAGAAGGATACAGTTTC includes:
- the LOC106357955 gene encoding protein CONTINUOUS VASCULAR RING 1, coding for MGDEKPTVVMANRERDLELLMPVADKEEGSTSKPSSSSSSHHQASHETLSLFIRGWASKKFMTGCVILLPIAITFYITWWFIHFVDGFFSPIYAQLGINIFGFGFLTSIAFIFLVGVFMSSWLGASVLNLGEWFIKRMPFVRHIYNASKQISTAISPDQNTQAFKEVAIIRHPRVGEYAFGFITSTVVLQNYPTEEELCCVYVPTNHLYIGDILLVNSNDVIRPNLSVREGIEIVVSGGMSMPQILSTIDKPAASIDRATSV